A window from Solanum stenotomum isolate F172 chromosome 5, ASM1918654v1, whole genome shotgun sequence encodes these proteins:
- the LOC125863679 gene encoding uncharacterized protein LOC125863679: MSNSSQVNAGTVSAATTSVTHNRSNAALAPVEKPAKFSRVDFKRWQQKMFFYMTTLNLQRFINENVHVMSDETPPEERFLVIEAWTHSDFLCKNYILSGMLDDLYNVYSNVKTSKELWDALEKKYKTEDAGMKKFIMAKFLDYKMIDSKIVVTQVQELQVIIRDLLAEGLIGNDVFQVAAIIEKLPPLWKDFKNNLKHKLKDMTVEDLMVRLRIEEDNNAAEERPLGNSAIFGATEYRGPKKDKKKDQENLAESKGEMDNLCAMLSECNLVGNPRKCW, from the exons ATGAgtaattcaagtcaagtaaatgcTGGAACAGTAAGTGCTGCAACAACATCGGTTACACACAATCGTTCAAATGCTGCCCTAGCACCGGTTGAGAAACCTGCAAAGTTTTCTAGAGTCGACTTCAAAAGATGGCAGCAAAAGATGTTCTTCTATATGACTACGTTGAATCTGCAGAGGTTCATTAATGAGAACGTTCATGTTATGTCGGATGAAACTCCGCCTGAAGAAAGATTCTTGGTAATAGAAGCATGGACACATTctgattttttgtgtaaaaattatattctgagTGGCATGCTGGATGATCTGTACAATGTGTACAGTAATGTCAAAACCTCAAAAGAACTTTGGGATGCtttagaaaagaagtacaaaacagAAGATGCCGGAATGAAGAAGTTCATTATGGCAAAGTTTCTGGactataagatgatagacaGTAAGATCGTCGTcacccaagttcaagaattgcaGGTCATAATCCGTGATCTCCTTGctgaag GATTGATTGGGAATGATGTTTTTCAAGTGGCTGCTattattgagaagttacctccaTTATGGAAGGACTTCAAAAACAACTTGAAACATAAACTCAAGGATATGACTGTTGAAGATCTCATGGTAAGGCTGAGAATCGAAGAGGATAACAACGCCGCAGAAGAGAGGCCACTTGGTAATTCAGCAATATTTgga GCTACTGAGTATAGGGGTCCcaagaaggacaagaagaaggatcaagaaAATTTGGCTGAATCCAAAGGAGAGATGGACAATCTCTGTGCAATGCTTTCAGAATGCAACTTGGTTGGAAATCCAAGAAAATGCTGGTAG